The following are encoded in a window of Nocardioides houyundeii genomic DNA:
- the rpsG gene encoding 30S ribosomal protein S7 has protein sequence MPRKGPAPKRPLDVDPVYGSQIVTQLVSKVLQDGKKQVAQRIVYTALEGCREKTGTDPVLTLKRALDNVKPAIEVKSRRVGGATYQVPIEVKANRSTTLALRWLVGYAADRREKTMAERLMNEILDASNGLGAAVKKREDTHKMAESNKAFAHYRW, from the coding sequence ATGCCGCGCAAGGGTCCCGCACCGAAGCGTCCGCTTGACGTCGACCCCGTCTACGGGTCGCAGATCGTCACCCAGCTCGTCAGCAAGGTCCTCCAGGACGGCAAGAAGCAGGTTGCTCAGCGCATCGTCTACACCGCGCTCGAGGGCTGCCGCGAGAAGACCGGCACCGACCCCGTGCTCACGCTCAAGCGTGCGCTCGACAACGTGAAGCCGGCCATCGAGGTCAAGTCCCGCCGCGTCGGTGGGGCGACCTACCAGGTCCCGATCGAGGTCAAGGCCAACCGCAGCACGACGCTGGCCCTGCGCTGGCTCGTCGGCTACGCCGCCGACCGTCGTGAGAAGACCATGGCCGAGCGCCTGATGAACGAGATCCTCGACGCGAGCAACGGCCTCGGCGCCGCTGTGAAGAAGCGCGAGGACACGCACAAGATGGCGGAGTCCAACAAGGCCTTCGCCCACTACCGCTGGTGA
- a CDS encoding MFS transporter, with product MSPTFRSLANANYRLYAAGGVVSNTGTWMQRVAQDWLVLQLSSNAGSALGITTGLQFLPILLLSPFAGLVADRVPKHRLLQLTNLGMALPALVLGLLAVTGTAQIWHVYVLAFVLGISSAFDAPARQSFVSEMVEPEDLSNAVGLNSASFNAARLVGPGLAGLLIAAFGGGVAGTGWVILFNAVSYAAPIATLRRLDVSQLDTPAPMERGPGAIRAGVSYVRNRPDLMLILAIVFVAGTFGLNFQLTSALMATEVFGKGPTEYGMLGTFLAVGSLTGALLAARRERVRHRLVVGAALVFGAVEVVSGLAPTYLTFALLAPVLGLTSLTMITAANAYMQMSTESGMRGRVMALYLMVFMGGTPVGAPVLGWIGEAFGARWTLLLGGGITMAGVALAAVAYLVATRPARPVLTLAHASE from the coding sequence TTGAGTCCCACCTTCCGCTCCCTCGCCAACGCCAACTACCGGCTGTACGCCGCCGGCGGTGTCGTCTCCAACACCGGCACCTGGATGCAGCGCGTCGCGCAGGACTGGCTCGTCCTCCAGCTGAGCTCCAACGCCGGCTCCGCGCTGGGCATCACCACCGGCCTGCAGTTCCTGCCGATCCTGCTGCTCTCGCCGTTCGCCGGCCTCGTCGCCGACCGGGTGCCCAAGCACCGCCTGCTGCAGCTGACCAACCTGGGCATGGCGCTCCCGGCGCTCGTGCTGGGACTGCTGGCGGTCACCGGCACGGCCCAGATCTGGCACGTGTACGTGCTCGCGTTCGTCCTGGGCATCTCCTCGGCCTTCGACGCCCCCGCACGCCAGTCCTTCGTCTCGGAGATGGTCGAGCCGGAGGACCTGTCGAACGCCGTGGGGCTCAACTCGGCCTCGTTCAACGCCGCCCGGCTGGTCGGCCCCGGGCTGGCCGGTCTGCTGATCGCCGCCTTCGGTGGCGGCGTCGCGGGCACCGGGTGGGTGATCCTGTTCAACGCGGTCTCCTACGCGGCGCCCATCGCCACGCTCCGCAGGCTGGACGTGAGCCAGCTGGACACCCCGGCGCCGATGGAGCGCGGCCCGGGCGCGATCAGGGCTGGCGTCAGCTACGTGCGCAACCGCCCCGACCTGATGCTGATCCTGGCGATCGTCTTCGTGGCCGGGACGTTCGGGCTCAACTTCCAGCTCACCTCGGCGCTGATGGCCACCGAGGTCTTCGGCAAGGGCCCCACCGAGTACGGGATGCTCGGCACCTTCCTCGCCGTGGGCTCCCTGACCGGCGCCCTGCTCGCGGCCCGACGCGAACGGGTCAGGCACCGGCTGGTGGTCGGCGCGGCCCTGGTCTTCGGTGCTGTGGAGGTGGTCTCGGGACTTGCGCCCACCTATCTGACGTTCGCGCTGCTCGCACCGGTCCTGGGCCTGACCTCGCTGACCATGATCACCGCCGCCAACGCCTACATGCAGATGAGCACCGAGTCCGGGATGCGCGGACGCGTGATGGCGCTCTACCTGATGGTCTTCATGGGCGGGACTCCCGTCGGAGCCCCGGTGCTGGGCTGGATCGGCGAGGCCTTCGGGGCCCGTTGGACGCTGCTGCTCGGCGGCGGGATCACGATGGCCGGGGTCGCCCTCGCGGCCGTCGCCTACCTGGTGGCGACCAGGCCTGCTCGCCCCGTTTTGACCCTCGCCCACGCGAGCGAGTAG
- a CDS encoding DUF2530 domain-containing protein, with translation MELPGDQHPQHDVGRSLYAIADVEPLDVDGVRTMEVGTALWLVGFVALLPFYGPLQDSGRLWWLWTCMAGLGLGLFGLEYCRRRRTRAAAPVTDAGGRRRT, from the coding sequence GTGGAACTCCCCGGCGACCAGCACCCCCAGCACGACGTCGGACGCTCTCTCTACGCGATCGCCGACGTCGAGCCCCTCGACGTCGACGGCGTGCGGACGATGGAGGTCGGCACGGCGCTGTGGCTCGTGGGCTTCGTGGCGCTGCTGCCGTTCTACGGACCGCTGCAGGACTCCGGACGGCTGTGGTGGCTGTGGACCTGCATGGCCGGGCTGGGCCTGGGGCTCTTCGGTCTGGAGTACTGCCGGCGCCGTCGCACCCGCGCCGCCGCGCCGGTCACCGACGCCGGCGGTCGCCGCCGGACCTGA
- the rpsL gene encoding 30S ribosomal protein S12: MPTIQQLVRKGRQDKVSKSKTPALKGSPQRRGVCTRVYTTTPKKPNSALRKVARVRLSSGVEVTAYIPGVGHNLQEHSIVLVRGGRVKDLPGVRYKIIRGTLDTQGVKNRKQARSRYGAKKEKS, translated from the coding sequence GTGCCCACCATTCAGCAGTTGGTCCGCAAGGGCCGCCAGGACAAGGTGTCCAAGAGCAAGACCCCCGCGCTCAAGGGCTCGCCCCAGCGCCGCGGTGTCTGCACCCGCGTCTACACCACCACCCCGAAGAAGCCGAACTCCGCCCTCCGCAAGGTCGCCCGTGTGCGCCTGTCGAGCGGCGTCGAGGTCACGGCCTACATCCCGGGCGTGGGCCACAACCTCCAGGAGCACTCCATCGTGCTCGTCCGCGGCGGCCGGGTGAAGGACCTTCCCGGTGTCCGTTACAAGATCATCCGCGGCACGCTCGACACCCAGGGCGTGAAGAACCGTAAGCAGGCCCGCAGCCGCTACGGCGCGAAGAAGGAGAAGAGCTGA
- a CDS encoding MarR family winged helix-turn-helix transcriptional regulator, whose protein sequence is MSTLEEALSDTGLAAELRMGVMRLRRRLAIERHPDNELSLGAMTVLGSLFRFGDMGIGDLAGAERVQPPSMTRTVTALENEGYLVRRPHETDRRQVVVSLTDLGRATLLADRERRDAWLARRLQELTPDDRETLCRAALLLQRLAQED, encoded by the coding sequence ATGTCCACCCTCGAGGAAGCGCTCAGCGACACCGGCCTCGCGGCCGAGCTCCGGATGGGGGTGATGCGGCTGCGCCGACGGCTGGCCATCGAGCGTCACCCGGACAACGAGCTCAGCCTCGGTGCGATGACCGTGCTGGGCAGCCTCTTCCGCTTCGGTGACATGGGCATCGGCGACCTCGCCGGGGCCGAGCGTGTGCAACCGCCCTCGATGACCCGCACGGTCACGGCCCTGGAGAACGAGGGGTACCTGGTACGGCGTCCGCACGAGACCGACCGCCGCCAGGTCGTGGTCTCCCTGACCGACCTGGGACGCGCCACCCTCCTGGCCGACCGGGAGCGGCGCGACGCCTGGTTGGCGCGACGGCTCCAGGAGCTCACGCCCGATGACCGCGAGACGCTGTGCCGCGCCGCCCTGCTCCTCCAACGACTAGCACAGGAAGACTGA
- a CDS encoding NCS2 family permease — protein sequence MDNDVDEKAAPARGWLDGFFKISERGSSTGREVRGGVVTFLTMAYIVVLNPLILGFVPDSEGNFLGAADGAGPNLPAIAAGTALVAGVLCILMGAAANFPLALAAGLGLNAFVAFSIATKSTWDDAMGLVVLEGIVILLLVLTGFRTAVFRAVPQQLKVAISVGIGLFIALIGFVDAGFVTRIPDASQTTVPVQLGAGGTLSGWPVLVFAFGLLLLIALWVRKVRGAILIGIVVTTIVAVLVEAVLDLGPASENAGGWVLSVPDFGGSLVGVPDFATLGQFSLFGAFSSLEGGAIAALLLVFSLMLADFFDTMGTMTAIGAEAGLNDEEGSPPNAQRILVVDSIAAMAGGAGGVSSNTSYIESASGVGEGARTGLAAIVTGVLFLAATFFTPVVEAIPSEAAVPALVLVGFLMMQQVTGISWDDVEIAIPAFLTIVLMPFTYSITAGIGGGFLAFVLIKVVVGKVREVHPLMWIVAALFVVYFTINPVTSWLT from the coding sequence GTGGACAATGACGTGGACGAGAAGGCAGCCCCCGCACGCGGTTGGCTCGATGGTTTCTTCAAGATCAGCGAACGGGGATCCAGCACCGGTCGGGAGGTGCGCGGCGGCGTCGTCACCTTCCTCACGATGGCCTACATCGTGGTGCTCAACCCGCTGATCCTGGGCTTCGTGCCTGATTCCGAGGGCAACTTCCTGGGGGCCGCGGACGGGGCCGGGCCCAACCTGCCGGCCATCGCGGCCGGTACCGCGCTGGTCGCCGGCGTGCTCTGCATCCTGATGGGGGCGGCGGCCAACTTCCCGCTCGCGCTCGCCGCCGGGCTGGGACTCAACGCCTTCGTCGCCTTCTCGATCGCCACGAAGTCGACCTGGGACGACGCGATGGGCCTGGTGGTGCTCGAGGGCATCGTGATCCTGCTCCTGGTGCTGACCGGTTTCCGCACCGCCGTGTTCCGTGCGGTGCCCCAGCAGCTCAAGGTCGCGATCTCGGTGGGGATCGGTCTGTTCATCGCACTCATCGGCTTCGTCGACGCCGGGTTCGTGACCCGCATCCCCGATGCTTCCCAGACCACCGTCCCCGTGCAGCTCGGCGCCGGCGGGACGCTGTCGGGGTGGCCGGTGCTGGTCTTCGCCTTCGGCCTGCTCCTGCTGATCGCCCTGTGGGTGCGCAAGGTCCGGGGGGCCATCCTGATCGGGATCGTGGTCACCACGATCGTCGCGGTCCTGGTCGAGGCGGTGCTCGACCTGGGTCCGGCGTCCGAGAACGCCGGCGGCTGGGTGCTGAGCGTGCCGGACTTCGGCGGCTCCCTGGTCGGCGTGCCCGACTTCGCCACCCTGGGGCAGTTCTCGCTCTTCGGCGCGTTCAGCAGCCTGGAGGGTGGCGCGATCGCGGCTCTGCTCCTGGTGTTCTCCCTGATGCTCGCCGACTTCTTCGACACCATGGGCACCATGACGGCCATCGGGGCCGAGGCCGGTCTGAACGACGAGGAGGGCAGCCCGCCCAACGCCCAGCGCATCCTGGTCGTCGACTCGATCGCGGCCATGGCCGGTGGGGCCGGGGGAGTGTCCTCCAACACCTCCTACATCGAGTCCGCCTCGGGCGTGGGCGAGGGAGCCCGCACGGGTCTGGCCGCCATCGTCACCGGCGTGCTGTTCCTGGCGGCCACCTTCTTCACCCCCGTGGTGGAGGCGATCCCGTCCGAGGCGGCGGTGCCCGCCCTGGTGCTCGTCGGGTTCCTGATGATGCAGCAGGTCACCGGCATCAGCTGGGACGACGTGGAGATCGCCATCCCGGCCTTCCTGACCATCGTGCTGATGCCGTTCACCTACTCGATCACCGCAGGCATCGGCGGGGGCTTCCTGGCCTTCGTGCTGATCAAGGTGGTGGTGGGCAAGGTCCGTGAGGTCCACCCGCTGATGTGGATCGTCGCCGCCCTCTTCGTCGTCTACTTCACCATCAACCCGGTCACCTCCTGGCTCACCTGA